One genomic region from Acidimicrobiales bacterium encodes:
- a CDS encoding DUF3566 domain-containing protein, with protein sequence MQPDGSRPQRAWDEVVAPPKPAPAVPGTGPVPPPGATTLPLTAAPAPSYVPPPPPVAANGAGHMGSGPSVVPPPPMSGNGAGHAGRPSVLPPPPPPYTGNGAGHYATGATAAPPAPPAVGGNGTGHVTAPTMPPPFVTGAAAPAMAPDQTRVDLRAAPLPDVDPDASPEDTQPLPRRGKHSPPANLNRGWRAKRRTRKMRARKVRRQIRHVDPWSVLKLSLLFYLVLFLVVLTAAVLLWNAAASTGLVDNIESFVEELFGFETFQFEPNQMLRASALVGLVMVVAGTATNVLMAVLFNLISDLVGGIRVTVIEEETRRPVV encoded by the coding sequence ATGCAGCCCGACGGCTCTCGGCCCCAACGCGCCTGGGACGAGGTCGTCGCCCCGCCGAAGCCGGCGCCCGCCGTTCCCGGGACCGGACCGGTCCCGCCGCCAGGGGCGACGACCCTGCCCCTCACCGCCGCGCCCGCGCCGTCCTACGTGCCGCCCCCGCCGCCGGTCGCCGCCAACGGCGCCGGTCACATGGGGAGCGGCCCGTCCGTCGTGCCGCCGCCGCCGATGTCGGGCAACGGCGCCGGCCACGCCGGCCGTCCGTCGGTCCTGCCGCCGCCCCCGCCGCCGTACACCGGCAACGGGGCCGGCCACTACGCCACCGGGGCGACGGCCGCCCCGCCGGCACCTCCCGCCGTCGGCGGCAACGGGACCGGGCACGTGACCGCGCCCACCATGCCGCCGCCGTTCGTCACCGGGGCGGCGGCGCCGGCGATGGCCCCGGACCAGACGAGGGTCGACCTCCGGGCCGCCCCGCTGCCCGACGTCGACCCGGACGCGTCGCCGGAGGACACCCAGCCGCTGCCCCGCCGCGGCAAGCACTCGCCCCCGGCCAACCTCAACCGGGGCTGGCGGGCCAAGCGCCGCACCCGGAAGATGCGGGCCCGCAAGGTCCGTCGCCAGATCCGCCACGTCGACCCGTGGTCGGTGCTGAAGCTCTCGCTGCTCTTCTACCTGGTGCTGTTCCTCGTCGTGCTCACCGCCGCCGTCCTGCTGTGGAACGCGGCCGCGTCCACCGGCCTGGTGGACAACATCGAGAGCTTCGTCGAGGAGCTGTTCGGGTTCGAGACGTTCCAGTTCGAGCCCAACCAGATGCTGCGGGCGTCGGCCCTCGTCGGCCTCGTCATGGTCGTCGCCGGCACCGCCACGAACGTGCTGATGGCCGTGCTGTTCAACCTCATCAGCGACCTCGTCGGCGGCATCCGGGTGACGGTCATCGAGGAGGAGACCCGCCGCCCGGTCGTGTAG
- a CDS encoding FliA/WhiG family RNA polymerase sigma factor, whose product MVEDRELSALVEEHLPLVKHIVFQVAVHFPRHVDREELARAGALGLVEAAQRWDASRGVPFDRFAAQRIRGAILDAVRSADWAPRSVRNLARKLEGVEQQLATDLGRVPTRDEMAEALGMSASELARLQDRIFRSVVLALEHTVAEDDEEEMTLVDVLTDHATLEPSEELESRELHAYLRDAVGLLPERHRLVIVGYFLEGTTSQELARFLGVTESRISQLRSEALQMLREGIEAQYAGRAMAEVAVTGRAARRRADYAAAIGEARDWKTRLDDAGVGVALPAVGVR is encoded by the coding sequence ATGGTCGAGGACCGTGAGCTGTCGGCGTTGGTCGAGGAGCACCTGCCCCTCGTGAAGCACATCGTGTTCCAGGTGGCGGTGCACTTCCCCCGTCACGTGGACCGCGAGGAGCTGGCCCGGGCGGGTGCGCTCGGGCTGGTCGAGGCGGCCCAGCGGTGGGACGCCTCCCGGGGCGTGCCGTTCGACCGGTTCGCCGCCCAGCGGATCAGGGGCGCCATCCTCGACGCCGTCCGCTCGGCCGACTGGGCCCCGCGCTCGGTGCGGAACCTGGCCCGCAAGCTTGAGGGGGTCGAGCAGCAGCTGGCGACCGACCTCGGCCGGGTCCCGACCCGCGACGAGATGGCCGAGGCGCTCGGCATGTCGGCGAGCGAGCTGGCCCGCCTCCAGGACCGCATCTTCCGGTCCGTCGTCCTGGCCCTCGAGCACACGGTGGCCGAGGACGACGAGGAGGAGATGACCCTGGTCGACGTCCTGACCGACCACGCCACCCTCGAGCCGTCCGAGGAGCTGGAGAGCCGTGAGCTGCACGCCTACCTGCGCGACGCGGTCGGCCTGCTGCCCGAGCGGCACCGCCTCGTGATCGTCGGCTACTTCCTCGAGGGGACGACCAGCCAGGAGCTGGCCCGCTTCCTCGGCGTCACCGAGTCCCGCATCTCCCAGCTGCGGTCCGAGGCCCTCCAGATGCTGCGGGAGGGGATCGAGGCCCAGTACGCGGGGCGGGCGATGGCCGAGGTCGCCGTCACCGGCCGGGCCGCCCGGCGCCGGGCCGACTACGCCGCCGCCATCGGCGAGGCCAGGGACTGGAAGACCCGCCTGGACGACGCCGGCGTTGGCGTCGCCCTCCCCGCCGTCGGCGTGCGCTGA
- a CDS encoding Gfo/Idh/MocA family oxidoreductase, with product MRVAVVGVGAVGARVARQLVSADEVDQVVLRDERVDRVESAAASLGAKAVVDKPPYPAPVEADVAVLATPSGDHAAEARALLERGVSVVSVSDAVADVEALLDLDPEARERGRSVVVAAGFSPGLTCVLARHAAADVERVDEIHVAKVGTGGPACARLHHKALGGMAIDWRDGGWVRRRGGSGRELCWFPDPVGAEDCYRAALPDALLLVPAFPGVGRVTARLAANRRDRFTAHLPMLRRPHPEGTVGAVRVEVRGRQGVSRDVRVLGAMDRPAVAAGAVAAVAALAVANGDVRRPGAAGLAELVEPVPFLAELARRGVRAAVFEGAAYQP from the coding sequence ATGCGGGTCGCGGTCGTGGGCGTCGGGGCCGTCGGCGCCCGGGTCGCCCGCCAGCTGGTGTCCGCCGACGAGGTCGACCAGGTCGTCCTCCGCGACGAGCGGGTCGACCGGGTGGAGTCGGCGGCGGCCTCGCTCGGCGCCAAGGCCGTCGTCGACAAGCCGCCCTACCCGGCGCCCGTCGAGGCCGACGTCGCCGTGCTGGCCACCCCGTCGGGCGACCACGCCGCCGAGGCCAGGGCGCTGCTCGAGCGGGGCGTGTCGGTCGTGTCGGTGTCGGACGCCGTGGCCGACGTGGAGGCGCTCCTCGACCTCGACCCCGAGGCGAGGGAGCGGGGCCGCTCGGTCGTCGTGGCCGCCGGCTTCTCGCCCGGCCTCACCTGCGTGCTGGCCCGGCACGCGGCCGCCGACGTCGAGCGGGTGGACGAGATCCACGTCGCCAAGGTCGGCACCGGCGGGCCGGCGTGCGCCCGCCTGCACCACAAGGCCCTCGGCGGCATGGCCATCGACTGGCGGGACGGCGGCTGGGTCCGGCGCCGGGGCGGCTCGGGTCGGGAGCTGTGCTGGTTCCCCGACCCCGTCGGCGCCGAGGACTGCTACCGGGCCGCGCTGCCCGACGCGCTCCTGCTCGTGCCCGCCTTCCCGGGCGTCGGCCGGGTCACCGCGCGCCTGGCGGCCAACCGCCGGGACCGCTTCACCGCCCACCTGCCGATGCTGCGCCGCCCCCACCCGGAGGGGACGGTCGGCGCCGTGCGGGTCGAGGTCCGCGGGCGCCAGGGCGTGAGCCGCGACGTGCGGGTGCTCGGGGCCATGGACCGGCCGGCCGTGGCCGCCGGGGCCGTCGCCGCCGTCGCCGCCCTCGCCGTCGCCAACGGGGACGTGCGGCGACCGGGCGCGGCCGGGCTGGCCGAGCTCGTGGAGCCGGTCCCGTTCCTCGCCGAGCTGGCCCGGCGGGGGGTCCGGGCCGCCGTGTTCGAGGGCGCCGCCTACCAGCCCTGA
- a CDS encoding M15 family metallopeptidase, with the protein MPPGSDLRRPPVPHDRGQATPLLAVVVLLAGVAAVALTHLGGATFARARARTAADAGALAGAAEGEASAADAAAANGGRLVSFTVDGGAAQVEVTVDGATARARAALERGGGGVSGAGAGDVGGLVPAMAAAVERAGALLGQPVPVVSGYRSTAEQAVLWADRATNPFPVARPGTSMHERGLAIDVPSSFVPTLLTVAAEAGLCQPLPATDPVHFELCGARGP; encoded by the coding sequence GTGCCGCCCGGATCCGATCTCCGTCGTCCCCCCGTTCCTCACGACCGGGGGCAGGCGACGCCCCTGCTCGCCGTCGTCGTCCTCCTGGCCGGGGTGGCGGCGGTCGCCCTCACCCACCTCGGAGGGGCCACGTTCGCCAGGGCCAGGGCCCGCACGGCCGCCGACGCCGGCGCGCTGGCCGGTGCCGCCGAGGGCGAGGCGTCCGCCGCCGACGCCGCGGCGGCCAACGGCGGTCGCCTCGTCTCGTTCACGGTCGACGGGGGCGCCGCCCAGGTCGAGGTGACCGTCGACGGGGCGACGGCCAGGGCGAGGGCCGCGTTGGAGCGGGGCGGGGGCGGCGTCAGTGGCGCCGGCGCGGGCGACGTGGGCGGCCTGGTGCCGGCGATGGCGGCGGCCGTGGAGCGGGCCGGCGCGCTGCTCGGGCAGCCGGTGCCGGTGGTCTCGGGGTACCGCTCGACGGCCGAGCAGGCGGTCCTGTGGGCCGACCGAGCCACCAACCCGTTCCCGGTGGCCCGGCCGGGCACGTCGATGCACGAGCGGGGGCTGGCCATCGACGTCCCGTCGTCGTTCGTCCCGACGTTGCTGACGGTGGCCGCCGAGGCCGGGCTGTGCCAGCCGCTGCCGGCGACGGACCCCGTCCACTTCGAGCTCTGCGGTGCCCGTGGGCCCTGA